GAAAACTAAATCTTCTTCTTTATCTTCTACAACTTGAATAGCTTCTTCAATATCAACTGTAATAAACTCTACTTCATAACCGAATTCATCAGCAACAATTGTTAATGTTTCTGCATCTAAACGCTGGTTCATGGTAACCATGATACCAAGTGACATACAAGTTCCTATAACTTTAGTAATTGGCACATCCATCATGATAGCAATTTCACCTACAGTAACAAATTCCGTAACCTTAATAGTTTTACTTCCTTCATCTAAAGCTCTTTGCTCATCATCTGATTTCTGACGGTGCGTATCTCTTTTATCTCTTCTGTATTTCGCAGCTTTAGATTTACCACCTTTACCTTGTAATTTTTCTAAAGTCTCACGGATTTGATTTTTAACTTCTTCTTCCGTTGGCTCAACTTTAGCCACAATTGCAGGTCTGTTTCCTTTTACGAAACCAGGTCTTGCACTTCGGTTTGCATTAAAACCTCCACCACCTGTATTAGGTGTAATTTTATTAGGATTTGGCGCTCCAGGAACTCCAGGAGTTGCAGGTGGACGTGGCGCTCCTGGTTTTGGAGCAATCCTTTTGCGTTTATTTTTATTAGCATTATTAGCTCCAGCAGCTCCTGGCGCACCCGGCTTGTTTGGAGTAATTTTAGGCTCTTCTTTTTTCTTTTTTGGTTTGTTGAATTGAGATAAATCAATCACTTGACCCGTAAGAGTCGTTCCTGACAATTTTTGATACTGAGTTGTTATTGTTTCATCAATAGGAGCTTCTTCCGGTTTTTCAATTGGTTTTGCTTCAGGAGCAACTTCTTTCTTAACCTCTTTTATACCAGGAATTGGCTTTACTTCTTTCTTAACAGAAACAACAGATTTTTCTGGAGATAATTCTTTAGCAACAGGTTCCTCCGGTTGAATAATAGCTTTAGGCTGTTCAATTTTCTCGGCAACAATTGGAGCTGCAGGTGCTATCGTAGTTTTCTTAGGATTAAGATCAATTTTACCAACTTGAACAGGTCCAGTTACAACAGCTCTGGCCTTGATAACTTCTTGTTGTTTTAAACGTTCTTCATCTTGCTTACGTTTGTCTTCAATTTCTTTCTCTCGTTCGACACGTAACGCTTCTTTTTCCTTCCTTTTCTCTTCCCCTACCTCTTTCGAAGCCTCTTTATTCCCCTTGTCGCCCGCGAATTGACTTTGCAGGATATTAAATTCCTGATCAGAAATTTTTGTGTTTGGATTTGCATCAATAACAATTCCCTTATCTTTTAGATAATCCACAGCTCTTTCTAACGAAATATTTAATTCCCTTAAAACCTTGTTTATTCTAATTACTCTCTCTTCAGACATATAACCTTTTTATTATTACCTTTTTTTGTTGTTTCAAAACCTAATCCCCATTAAAAAAAGAAATTAAGGTTAAGAATTTAATTTTAAAGAATTGATTAACTATCAAATTCTTCTTTCAATATTCTTATTACATCCAGAATCGTTTCCTCTTCCAGGTCAGTTCTTCTTACCAAATCCTCTACATCTTGTTTCAAAATACTTTTTGCAGTATCTAAACCAATTTTAGCAAATTCTTCGATAACCCATTCTTCAATTTCATCTGAAAATTCTGTTAATTCAACATCATCATCATCTGCAGTTGCTCCAGCCACATCACCTTCGCGAATAACGTCTAATTCATAACCCGTTAATTGTCCCGCTAATTTAATATTGTGACCTCCACGACCAATCGCTTTAGAAACTTCTTCTAATTTCAAGAAAACTTCAGCTCTTTTTGTCTCCTCATTAATTTTGATAGAAGAAACTTTTGCAGGGCTTAATGCTCTTGTAATATACAATTGAATGTTATTTGTATAGTTAATAACATCTATATTTTCGTTTCCTAATTCACGAACAATTCCATGAATACGAGATCCTTTCATTCCAACACATGCTCCAACAGGATCGATTCTATCATCGTAAGAATCTACAGCTACTTTTGCTTTTTCACCCGGAATTCTCACCACGTTTTTAACCATAATCAATCCGTCAAAAACTTCAGGAATTTCTTGTTCAAATAATTTTTCTAAAAACTTCTCAGAAGTTCTAGACATAATAATTTGAGGTTTATTCCCTTTTAATTCAACGCTTTCTATGATTCCACGAACATTATCTCCTTTTCTAAAAAAGTCAGAAGGAATTTGTTTTTCTTTTGGCAAAACAATTTCATTTCCTTCGTCATCCACTAAAATAACAACTCTAGGACGCACATGGTGTACCTCGGCAGTATAAATATCCCCGATAATATCTTTAAATTGTTTGTAAAGATTAGTATTATCGTGTTCGTGAATTTTTGAAATTAAATTTTGACGCAAGGCTAAAATAGCTCTTCTTCCTAAATCTATCAATTTTACTTCTTCAGAAACCTCTTCACCAATTTCAAAATCGGCTTCAATTTTTCTAGCTTCAGTTAATGTAATTTCTTCATTTTCAAAATCCAAATCTTCGTCAGCAACGATTACTCTTCTTCTCCAAATTTCCATATCCCCTTTATCAGGATTTATAATAATATCGAAGTTATCATCTGAACCATATTTCTTTTTCAATGCATTTCTAAATACATCTTCCAAAATTGCCATAAGCGTTACACGATCAATAAGTTTATCGTCTTTAAACTCTGAGAATGAATCGATTAATGCTAAATTTTCCATGCGAATTCTTTAATTAAAATGTTACTGTAACAATTGCTTCTTTAATATCTGTATAAGGTATTTGCTGCTCTTTCTGAACCGTTTCTTTCCCTTTGCCTATTTTTTTAGGTTCTCTCGCTTCCCATGACAAAATTACAAAATCATCATTAGCTTCCACCAATTCTGCCTCAATATTTTCTGTTGCAGTCTTTACTATCAATGTTCTACCAATATTTTTTTTGTATTGTCTTGTCATTTTCAAAGGAGAACCAACCCCTACAGAGGCCACTTCTAGAGAAAAATCCTGTTCTTCCCTGTCTAAATTATTCTCAATTGCCCGACTAACATCAATACAGTCTTGCAAAGCAACACCATTGTCCCCGTCTAAAGTCACAATAACTTTAAAAGCATCCGTGATAGTCAAGTCAATCAAGAAGATTGTTGGCTTTTCCTGAAGGCATTCCTCCAATAATGTATTTACTTTTTCTTTAAATGTCATATTTTTATAAAAAGAGGGGACATTTAGTCCCCTCATTATCTAGATTTTAATAAATAACGGTGCAAATATAGTGTTTTTTTACAAATTAAAATAATCGATTGCTGTTAAAATATTTCTTATCTTTATTGTAAGATTAAAGGAACGGAATTTCCCACAATTAAAAACTTGAAATCATGAAAAGAATCTTAGTCCCCACAGATTTTTCAGCTTATGCCGAAGACGCTTTAAAAGCTGCAGCCCAAATCGCAAAAAAAAATAATTCCGAGATATTCCTACTTCACATGTTAGAACTACCCCATCAAATGAGCGATGCAGTTACCGGAGGAAGCAGCATTCCTGAAGTGATGCTTTTTATGGAAAAAGCACAAGAAATGTTTGAAAAAATAAAAGAACGCAGTTACCTAAAAGATATTCCAATAACTGAAACAGTTCAATTTGAAAAAGCGTTTGACGGAATCATAACCTTCAGCAAAAAAAATAAAATTGATTTAATTGTCATGGGATCTCACGGAACATCCGGATTAGAAGAAATGCTTATTGGATCAAACACAGAAAAAATAGTGCGCCATTCCGAAATACCTGTTTTAGTAATCAAAAAAAATAAAGACAACTTCAAGACAGACTCAATCGTATTTGCATCCGACTTTTCTAAAGAAGCTAAAAAACCTTTTAAAAAGTTAGTAAAATTTGCCGCTATTTTTGATTCGCATCTACACTTAGTAATGATTTGCACACCAAACAGTTTCAAAACTACAATCGTAGCTGAAAAAATCATGAAAGACTTTGTGTCTGATTTCGAAATTAAAAAATACAATACCCATATTTACAACGATGCCAATATCGAAAAAGGGATTCTCAATTTCACCAATAGCATAAATGGAGACATAATTACCATGTGCACACACAACAGAACTGCTTTATCGCATTTTTTCAACGGAAGCATTAGCGAAGATTTAGTAAACCATGCAAACAAGCCAGTTTTAGCTTTTAAAATCCAAAAGTAATCTAGCCTAAAATTAAAAGAAAACATATTAAAATAAAAAAGCCTCTCAATTTCTTGAGAGGCTTTGTGTTGGTCTACAAGGACTCGAACCTTGAAAGACTGCACCAAAAACAGTTGTGTTACCATTACACCATAGACCAGCAGTGCTGTTAAGCGAGTGCAAATTTAATACAAAATTTAATTTCTGCAAATATTTAATGGCTTTTTATCAAAAAAAATTTCATTAATACCAATCCAGATTGAGATAAAATCACAAACAAACTAAGAACCAATCCTTTACCAACTCGTATTTGTTTTTTAGAATTTTTTGTTAATGCTCGCATCATTACACAAAAAAACATTTTCTTTGTATCTTAAAATAAAACTAAATTTTATTAGATGAATAAGGCGGAATTCAATTTCAATAAATGGAATACAATAACGGGTTGGTTTGCATTTGCGGTAGCTTTAATAACATACACCCTGACTGTTGAACCTACAATGAGCTTTTGGGACTGCGGCGAGTACATTGCAACCGCAGCAAAACTAGAAGTCGGTCACCCACCCGGAGCCCCTTTATTTCAAATGATTGGCGCTTTTTTTGCGATGTTTGCAACTGATGATAAACACATTGCCTTAATGGTCAATATGACTTCTGTTGTTTCGAGCGCATTCACCATTCTATTTATGTTTTGGTCCTCTTCAATAGTATTAAAAAAACTAATATCTCGATTTTCTGAGGAAAATAAAAGTAATGACATAGTAGTATTAGGCAGTTCTTTGGTTGGATCATTAGCCTATACTTTCTCAGATAGTTTTTGGTTTAATGCCGTAGAAGCCGAAGTTTATGCAATGGCTTCTTTGTTTATTGCCTTACTTTTTTGGTTGGGATTGCGCTGGGAACAAGACATGAATACCCCAAGAGGAGATAAATGGCTATTGGTAATTTCATTAGTTATTGGCCTTTCATTTGGAGTTCATTTCATGGCACTATTAACTATTCCGGCGATTGGATTTTTATATTTTTTTAAAAATTACAAAGAGGTTACCATCAAAAATTTCATAATTGCAAATGTTGTTGTAGTTGCAATATTGCTATTTATTTTCAAATTGTTACTGCCATTAACCATGGCTTTCTTTGGTAAAACCGAAGTTTTCATGGTCAATAATTTAGGATTACCTTTCGATTCGGGTTCTATTTTTGTTGCATTACTATTTGTAGCTTTCTTTTATTTTGGATTAAAATACACCAAACAAAAAGGACTAATATTCTACAATACAATAATTCTTTGCATTTTGTTTATTTTAATTGGATTCTCAACTTGGATGATGTTACCCATTAGAGCCAATGCCAATACAGTAATTAATGAAAACAAACCTTCGGATGCTGCAGAAGTATTAGCCTACTATAATAGAGAACAATATGGCGTAAACCCATTATTTTACGGAGCTCAATACACAGAAACATTTGCAGGATTAGACAAGAACAACCCTTATCTTGACAAAGCACCCAACTACGAAAGAGATTATAAAACAGGTAAATATATAATTACAAATAATTTTAAAAACGCAGAACAAAATACAGATGACAATCAAAAAACTGTTTTGCCAAGAATGTGGAGTACCGAGCACATTGAGAATTATATAAATTTTACAAATCCGCCTGAATTCAAGATTAATCCTGATTATGCTTATGAAGATGATTTAGCAAAATACGGAATTGATGCCAGTCAACTATCTGAGGAAGATTACAACAAGGCTATCGCACAGTTAAAAAATGAAATCGAAAAAATAGTTACAGAATTCAGACAAGCATATGCTCAAAAACAAATTGACAATGAAGGTTATGTTTCATTTCTGAAAAGTTACGGAGATTACCTGATCATTGAAAAACCATCAACAGTAGACAATTTCAGATTTATGTTTGAATACCAATTCGGCTACATGTATTGGAGGTATTTAATGTGGAATTTCGTTGGTCGTCAAAGTGATGTTCAAGGAAAATATGACAATCTGAATGGTAATTGGATAAGTGGTATTAAGTTTATGGATAATATTCATTTAGGCTCCCAAGACAATCTTCCTTCGGATGTATTGAACAACAAAGGTCGAAATGTTTATTTCTTTTTACCCTTTATACTTGGTTTAATCGGCTTGATGTACCACGCAAATAAAGATTTAAAAAGTTTTTATGTGCTATTAGCTTTATTCCTTTTTACAGGAATTGCACTAAAAATATACTTAAACGAAAGACCTTTTGAACCTCGTGAACGAGATTATGCTTTAGTGGGTTCTTTTTATGTATTCGCAATTTGGATAGGCTTTGGCGTTTATGCCTTGTACGAAAGTGCCTGCAGCTATTTAACTCCAAAAATTGCGGGACCAATATTGATTGGAGCCAGCTTACTGGCCGCTCCGGTTTTAATGGCTTCACAAAACTGGGATGACCATGATCGCTCCGGGAAATACACAGCAGTAGCTATGGCAAAATCTTATCTTAATTCATGCGATCCAAACGCCATTCTATTTACGATAGGCGATAATGATACATTCCCGCTTTGGTACGCACAAGAAATTGAAAAAGTAAGAACCGATGTTAAAATCGTAAATACAAGTCTTTTCATGACCGATTGGTACATTGACCAAATGAAAACCAAAACCTACGAATCAAATCCATTACCTATTTCATTTACCCATGACCAATATGTTGGGGATAAATTAGATTATGTAGCACACATTCCAAAAATCGAAAGTCGCTGGGATATTAAAGATTTCATCAATTTCATAAAAAATCCGAAATCTACTGTAGAAATGCAAAACGGACAAACCATCCATTTTTATCCTACAAATAAAATCAGGATTTCTATTGACAAAAATACAATTATAGCTAATAAAGTAGTTGCGCCAAAATACAACGACTCTATTGTTCCTTATATTGATATAGACATCAAAGGAAACGCATTGTATAAAAATAGATTAATGATGCTTGATATCATTGCCAATAACAATTGGAAAAGACCTGTCTATTTCAGTGGTGGTGCTTTTGACGATGAAGATTACATTTGGATGAAAAACTACCTGCAATTAGACGGAATGGTTTATAAATTAGTCCCTGTAAAAACAGCCATTCCAAAAAATGGAGGTTTACTTGAAATGGGACAAATCGACTCTGATAAAATGTATGCTAATGTAATGAAATGGGATTGGGGAAACAGCGAAAGCACTTCTATTTATCACGATCCAGAAACCAGAAGAAACAGCATTACATATCGTACAAATCTAGCAAGATTGATGAATAAATTAATAAGCGAAGGCAAAAACGATAAAGCGAAAAATATTATTGATTTAGCTATGACTAAAATGCCTTTAGAAAAATTTGATTATTATTCTTTAATCGACCCTTTTGCAAAAGGATATTACGCTATTGGTGAAAAAGCAAAAGCACAAGAACTGCTTCAACAACTGATTACTAAGTACAAGGAAAATCTCGACTATTACAGCAAACTCGAACCATCAGAGCAAACGGATATAGCTATTGAGATCATTACTGATATTGAACGTTACAGAGGTTTATTACAAGTCATGAAAGAAAGTGGAGACATTGCATTTTACAATAAAAGCAAAATTCCATTCAATACTTATGTCAATATTTTTGAACGATTTGGACGTGAAAAAGAATAAATAATTTTATAAAATAATCATAATTTAAAAAATGTAGTGCTAAAAAAGCACTGCATTTTTTGTTTAATTAAATCAAAAATGAGCTTTTATTGGATTAAAACAAAATCATTCATAAAGAGATTATTCTCAAATTACGTTTGGGACTTACCCAATACGCAAAACAAAATCTATCTTACTTTTGATGACGGACCAACACCGGAAATCACAGAATGGGTCTTGGAAGAATTAAAAAAACACAATGTAAAAGCAACCTTTTTTTGCATTGGAAATAACATTCAAAAACATCCGGAACTCTTTCAAAAAGTCATCAACGAAGGCCATGTCATCGGGAATCATACTTACAACCATATGAACGGATGGAAAACTGAAACCAAAACGTATTTAGAGAATATCAGTTTGTGCGAAAAACAAATTCAAAAATCTTCAATTGAGAACCTTCAATCAAAAATTTTCCGTCCGCCTTACGGCAAAATAAAAACAGCACAAGCAAAAATCGTAAGACGATTGGGATACAAAATAATCATGTGGGATGTTCTCAGCGCGGATTTTGACCAAACCATTACGCCCGAAAAATGTCTAGAAAATGTGATTTCAAATGTAAAATCAGGAAGTGTAATTGTATTTCATGACAGCATAAAAGCATCGCATAATCTAAAATATGCTTTACCTGAAACACTTAATATCTTAAAAGAAAAAGGATTTTTATTTGATGTTATAAAATAAATTTAACCAAGTACAAATACTAATTTATAGTTGTTCTTGAACCAAACCAATTATAGTATTCGCATCTAGTTCACCTGATTGTCTCCAAATCATTTGTCCTTGTTTGTAAATCATCAATGTAGGAAGACCTTTGATTCTTAGCGCTTCGGCTAATTCTTGGTTTTTATCTACATCTATTTTTATCACTTTGGCTTTATCACCAAGAGCAGCAGCAACATCTCTTATAACAGGATGCATCGAAACAGAAGATTCGTTCCAATCCGTGTAAAAGTCAATTAACACAGGTACTTGCGTATTTATAAGTTCTCCAAATTTTGACATAAAACCAAAAATTTTAATTTTCTAAATCTACTGAAAAGAGATAATTATTTTACAAATGTAGCATTTTTAACGAATTAAGCCACACTCTTGCCTTTTTTTAGTTCAATGACGGTGATTTCTGGCATAATTCCTACTCTTCCGGGATATGCATGATAGCCAAATCCCCTGTTTACATATACATAGCGCCCCAAATTTTCATATAAACCAGCCCATTGCTTGTAAACATATTGCGCTAAACTCCATTTAAAATATCCTGGAATTTCTATCCCAAATTGCATTC
This region of Flavobacterium lacustre genomic DNA includes:
- a CDS encoding glycosyltransferase family 117 protein, with the translated sequence MNKAEFNFNKWNTITGWFAFAVALITYTLTVEPTMSFWDCGEYIATAAKLEVGHPPGAPLFQMIGAFFAMFATDDKHIALMVNMTSVVSSAFTILFMFWSSSIVLKKLISRFSEENKSNDIVVLGSSLVGSLAYTFSDSFWFNAVEAEVYAMASLFIALLFWLGLRWEQDMNTPRGDKWLLVISLVIGLSFGVHFMALLTIPAIGFLYFFKNYKEVTIKNFIIANVVVVAILLFIFKLLLPLTMAFFGKTEVFMVNNLGLPFDSGSIFVALLFVAFFYFGLKYTKQKGLIFYNTIILCILFILIGFSTWMMLPIRANANTVINENKPSDAAEVLAYYNREQYGVNPLFYGAQYTETFAGLDKNNPYLDKAPNYERDYKTGKYIITNNFKNAEQNTDDNQKTVLPRMWSTEHIENYINFTNPPEFKINPDYAYEDDLAKYGIDASQLSEEDYNKAIAQLKNEIEKIVTEFRQAYAQKQIDNEGYVSFLKSYGDYLIIEKPSTVDNFRFMFEYQFGYMYWRYLMWNFVGRQSDVQGKYDNLNGNWISGIKFMDNIHLGSQDNLPSDVLNNKGRNVYFFLPFILGLIGLMYHANKDLKSFYVLLALFLFTGIALKIYLNERPFEPRERDYALVGSFYVFAIWIGFGVYALYESACSYLTPKIAGPILIGASLLAAPVLMASQNWDDHDRSGKYTAVAMAKSYLNSCDPNAILFTIGDNDTFPLWYAQEIEKVRTDVKIVNTSLFMTDWYIDQMKTKTYESNPLPISFTHDQYVGDKLDYVAHIPKIESRWDIKDFINFIKNPKSTVEMQNGQTIHFYPTNKIRISIDKNTIIANKVVAPKYNDSIVPYIDIDIKGNALYKNRLMMLDIIANNNWKRPVYFSGGAFDDEDYIWMKNYLQLDGMVYKLVPVKTAIPKNGGLLEMGQIDSDKMYANVMKWDWGNSESTSIYHDPETRRNSITYRTNLARLMNKLISEGKNDKAKNIIDLAMTKMPLEKFDYYSLIDPFAKGYYAIGEKAKAQELLQQLITKYKENLDYYSKLEPSEQTDIAIEIITDIERYRGLLQVMKESGDIAFYNKSKIPFNTYVNIFERFGREKE
- a CDS encoding universal stress protein, yielding MKRILVPTDFSAYAEDALKAAAQIAKKNNSEIFLLHMLELPHQMSDAVTGGSSIPEVMLFMEKAQEMFEKIKERSYLKDIPITETVQFEKAFDGIITFSKKNKIDLIVMGSHGTSGLEEMLIGSNTEKIVRHSEIPVLVIKKNKDNFKTDSIVFASDFSKEAKKPFKKLVKFAAIFDSHLHLVMICTPNSFKTTIVAEKIMKDFVSDFEIKKYNTHIYNDANIEKGILNFTNSINGDIITMCTHNRTALSHFFNGSISEDLVNHANKPVLAFKIQK
- the rimP gene encoding ribosome assembly cofactor RimP is translated as MTFKEKVNTLLEECLQEKPTIFLIDLTITDAFKVIVTLDGDNGVALQDCIDVSRAIENNLDREEQDFSLEVASVGVGSPLKMTRQYKKNIGRTLIVKTATENIEAELVEANDDFVILSWEAREPKKIGKGKETVQKEQQIPYTDIKEAIVTVTF
- a CDS encoding polysaccharide deacetylase family protein, with protein sequence MSFYWIKTKSFIKRLFSNYVWDLPNTQNKIYLTFDDGPTPEITEWVLEELKKHNVKATFFCIGNNIQKHPELFQKVINEGHVIGNHTYNHMNGWKTETKTYLENISLCEKQIQKSSIENLQSKIFRPPYGKIKTAQAKIVRRLGYKIIMWDVLSADFDQTITPEKCLENVISNVKSGSVIVFHDSIKASHNLKYALPETLNILKEKGFLFDVIK
- a CDS encoding thioredoxin family protein, with the protein product MSKFGELINTQVPVLIDFYTDWNESSVSMHPVIRDVAAALGDKAKVIKIDVDKNQELAEALRIKGLPTLMIYKQGQMIWRQSGELDANTIIGLVQEQL
- the nusA gene encoding transcription termination factor NusA; protein product: MENLALIDSFSEFKDDKLIDRVTLMAILEDVFRNALKKKYGSDDNFDIIINPDKGDMEIWRRRVIVADEDLDFENEEITLTEARKIEADFEIGEEVSEEVKLIDLGRRAILALRQNLISKIHEHDNTNLYKQFKDIIGDIYTAEVHHVRPRVVILVDDEGNEIVLPKEKQIPSDFFRKGDNVRGIIESVELKGNKPQIIMSRTSEKFLEKLFEQEIPEVFDGLIMVKNVVRIPGEKAKVAVDSYDDRIDPVGACVGMKGSRIHGIVRELGNENIDVINYTNNIQLYITRALSPAKVSSIKINEETKRAEVFLKLEEVSKAIGRGGHNIKLAGQLTGYELDVIREGDVAGATADDDDVELTEFSDEIEEWVIEEFAKIGLDTAKSILKQDVEDLVRRTDLEEETILDVIRILKEEFDS